TGCAATCTATATCAATATCTTCATGATCAATATTGTTTTTTTCATATTCAATATTTGTTTTTGCGTCATCAACAGATAGAGCAAAGCCTTTTGCAGCTATCATTAAGACTGGATTTTCTATTGAATTTATATGAGCGCCATGTCTGATCAATGTTAATAACAATTGAGCATCAAAAAAAGATGCTACTGCTGCTAATGACATTCTTTCTGGGAACATCGCCAATTCATCTTCATCCATTTCTTCATCCGCGTCAACGTCATAACCATAAATCAATGTCTTAAGCACTGCTAAGCCACTAATTGTTTGATTTATATCACCACCACGCTTCACAAAAGATTCAACAGCTTTATCGCGCAATACTAAACCCTTTTCAGGACCAAGGTCAGCATTAATTTTTGCAACATCTATAATCAAATTTAAAGCAGCAGCTTCTTTGGCAGTATTTGTAGTTTGATAACTTTCCTGACCTGCATTCATTGATATTGATATTGTATTTAGTGCAAATAAAGCACTCATCATTATTAATTTTTTCATAGTAAATTCCTTTTTTACGGTTTAACCATTAAAAATAGGATAGCAGACCCAAGAATATGGGCAAAAGGGTGACCTCGTTTTACACCAATGATACCAAAAACTGTAACTTTTCAGCTTTTTTACGGCATCAAATCTTTAAGCTCCCACAGCAAATCAAAAGCTTTTTTAGGTGAAAGATTATCGAAATCGACTTCTTTGAGACGCCCAATAATTAAATTTTCGATTAAATTCGCCCTAGAATCAATCGGCCGAGATTGGACCTTGTCAATTATGGCCAGGCTGCCATCGCTTTCGTCCTGGGTCAAATTTGCGCTATTTTCATGCAGTCCCATGAGTATCTGCCGAGCCCTTTCAACGACCTCTTCAGGGATATAGGCAAGCTTGGCAACTTCAAGTCCAAAGCTTCCATCGGCCTTTCCAGCTACTATTTTGTGCAAAAACACAATACCTGCCTCTGTGCGTACACTGTCGGCATAGTAACTAACTATTCCTGGGTAATGACGCTGCAGATCGGTTAATTCATGATAGTGAGTTGCAAAAAGGCACCGAGCCCCTATTTTCTGGAAAATGTATTCAACTATCGCCTGAGCCAGAGCCAGCCCATCATAGGTACTGGTTCCTCGCCCTACCTCATCTAAAATCACTAAACTAGACTTAGTTGCTTGCTGTAAAATCTGAGCCGTTTCTTCCATCTCAACTAAAAAAGTACTTTTACCCTGAGCAAGAAAATCTCCAGCCCCAATTCTGGTAAAAATACGATCAAGAATCGGTAGCTGTGCACGACGAGCAGGCACAAATGAACCTGTCTGCGCAAGCAAACAAATGAGCGCAACCTGACGCAAATACGTCGATTTACCGCCCATGTTTGGACCAGTTACAATCCACAAACTTTGCTCATCGGTGAGTGTAGTATCGTTAGCAATAAATTTATCGAGTAACGCTGATGCAACCACTGGATGCTTACCGCTCTGGATAATGATATCTCGATCAGAATGAAATTCAGGCTTTACCCATCCCCACTCATGGGCAACTTTAGCAAAACCCACCAACCCATCCACGATTGCAACCGATTGGCTTGCAGCTCGAAGGTCATAAACGTAATCTTTTACTTGAGCTTTTACTGACTCAAAAATCTCTTTTTCAAGCCCAGTAAGCTTATGCTGCGCTTGTAGTATCTCAAGCTGTAGAGCCTGCAAAGCTTTCATCGTAAACCGTTTTCGACCCACCAAGCTTTGCTGCTCAATGTAATCATCGGGAACAATATCTAAGTGCGTTTTGGTAATTTCAATGTAATAACCCTGAAGGTTATTATGACGAATTTTAAGTGACGAGATGCCCGTTCTTTCTACTTCTTGCTGCTCAAGCTCTAAAATTTTGCTACTACTATTTTGAACCAAATCGCGCATACGATCTAATGACTCATGGAACCCTGCTTTAATGATTCCTTCAACGTTTGCATCATCATTGCAAGACGTCTCTAGCAACATTTGAAGCTCAGAAAAATCTTTCATCGTCATGGCAATCGACCGCAAAAACTCACTGCGTGCGCTAAGCAATTCTTTTTGTAGCTCTGGAATTTTTGAAAGTATTGAACCTAGGCTGGCATAATCTCGAACTGATGCCCTATCTAAAGCTATACGACCAACGATTCGTTGCATATCGCCACAACCTGAAAGTAAATCTTGAACTTTTTTAAGCAAACTCCCTTCAGAAAGAAATTCTTTAACCACGTTTTGGCGAGCTTGAATAATATCTTTTTCCATAAGTGGTGACAATAGCCACCGTTTGATCATACGCGAACCCATCGGGGTTACTGCTTTATCAACAAGTGAAAACAGCGTATGAGACCGTGAGCCGTCAAAGCTATTTTTAACAATATCTAAATTCTTCTGAGTTGCCCCATCAAGCATTAAAAATGCTTCTGGTTCATACATCGTTATCGAGCGAAATCCTTCAAGTGCTTTTTGTTGATTTTTTTGCACATACTTTTTCCACAAAATAGTGGCATACAAAAGAGAACTTTGCTCCTGAAGTGTTTTAAATGAATGTTGGTCAAATTGCTGCGCTAGCCATGTAGTTTCTTGATCAATTAAAGCAGTATCAAAATTAAGTCCGTATGATGTTGTAAAAAAACCACGTTGCTTAAAAAACGATTCATACGATTGCATCGATCTATTTTGAAGCAAAAGTACTTCATCTGGCAAAAAGCGAAATAGTTCAGCTTCAAGCTGCCGTGATGATCCATACGGAAGCACTGTTGCGTGAAGTTGTGAAGTTAAAAGTTCTGAAAATAAAAGTCCATAACCAGCTTTGGTTGGGAAAAAAGAAAAGAGGTATGAATTTGATTTAGCATCTAAAAGATTTTCAGACACAAGCATGCCAGGAGTTAAAACATTGGTTACGCCACGCGCTACCATTTTTCCAGTGACTGCTGTTTCAAGCTGATCGCACAAAGCAATTTTAAAACCACCTTTAACAAGTCTTGGAATATAATGATCTACAGCATGTACAGGAAATCCGCACAGTGGAATCGGCTGTCCGTTTAATTCACCGCGTTTGGTCAGCGTGATCCCTAAAAAATCTGATACTTTTTTAGCATCATCAAAAAATAGTTCGTAAAAATCACCAACCTGGAAAAGAAGGATGGCGTCTGGATGCTCGCATTTAATGGTTGCATATTGCTTCATGACTGGAGTCAGTCCAGACAAATTCTGTGCATCAAACAACACTGCTAATCCCTCCCCCTTCGTCCTCGGGCTTGACTCCAGACTTCGCCAAGGCTTCGTCGGACTTGCGCCGGGGATCCAGTTTTTATAAATCTAAACAATTTTTAATCTACCAATCTGCAATAACGATGCATGTACC
This DNA window, taken from Candidatus Babeliales bacterium, encodes the following:
- the mutS gene encoding DNA mismatch repair protein MutS, which codes for MLFDAQNLSGLTPVMKQYATIKCEHPDAILLFQVGDFYELFFDDAKKVSDFLGITLTKRGELNGQPIPLCGFPVHAVDHYIPRLVKGGFKIALCDQLETAVTGKMVARGVTNVLTPGMLVSENLLDAKSNSYLFSFFPTKAGYGLLFSELLTSQLHATVLPYGSSRQLEAELFRFLPDEVLLLQNRSMQSYESFFKQRGFFTTSYGLNFDTALIDQETTWLAQQFDQHSFKTLQEQSSLLYATILWKKYVQKNQQKALEGFRSITMYEPEAFLMLDGATQKNLDIVKNSFDGSRSHTLFSLVDKAVTPMGSRMIKRWLLSPLMEKDIIQARQNVVKEFLSEGSLLKKVQDLLSGCGDMQRIVGRIALDRASVRDYASLGSILSKIPELQKELLSARSEFLRSIAMTMKDFSELQMLLETSCNDDANVEGIIKAGFHESLDRMRDLVQNSSSKILELEQQEVERTGISSLKIRHNNLQGYYIEITKTHLDIVPDDYIEQQSLVGRKRFTMKALQALQLEILQAQHKLTGLEKEIFESVKAQVKDYVYDLRAASQSVAIVDGLVGFAKVAHEWGWVKPEFHSDRDIIIQSGKHPVVASALLDKFIANDTTLTDEQSLWIVTGPNMGGKSTYLRQVALICLLAQTGSFVPARRAQLPILDRIFTRIGAGDFLAQGKSTFLVEMEETAQILQQATKSSLVILDEVGRGTSTYDGLALAQAIVEYIFQKIGARCLFATHYHELTDLQRHYPGIVSYYADSVRTEAGIVFLHKIVAGKADGSFGLEVAKLAYIPEEVVERARQILMGLHENSANLTQDESDGSLAIIDKVQSRPIDSRANLIENLIIGRLKEVDFDNLSPKKAFDLLWELKDLMP